A genomic region of Raphanus sativus cultivar WK10039 chromosome 6, ASM80110v3, whole genome shotgun sequence contains the following coding sequences:
- the LOC108813632 gene encoding galactinol synthase 1 produces MAPELTQTTTAKSPVTITKPSPPVHGDRAYVTFLAGNGDYVKGVVGLAKGLRKVKSAYPLVVAVLPDVPEEHRRILVEQGCVVREIEPVYPPENQTQFAMAYYVINYSKLRIWKFVEYSKMIYLDGDIQVYENIDHLFDLPDGYFYAVMDCFCEKTWSHTPQYKIGYCQQCPEKVQWPKAELGEPPALYFNAGMFVFEPGLDTYEDLLRTLKITPPTPFAEQDFLNMYFKKIYKPIPLVYNLVLAMLWRHPENVELDKVKVVHYCAAGSKPWRYTGKEANMEREDIKMLVNKWWDIYKDDSLDYRKSEADLEKETDLVNMKPFINALTEAGRVKYVTAPSAA; encoded by the exons ATGGCTCCGGAGCTTACACAAACCACCACCGCCAAATCCCCCGTGACGATAACAAAACCGTCACCGCCAGTCCACGGTGATCGAGCCTACGTGACGTTTCTCGCGGGAAACGGTGATTACGTGAAAGGAGTCGTTGGTTTAGCCAAAGGACTAAGAAAAGTCAAATCAGCGTATCCACTCGTTGTGGCGGTATTACCAGACGTCCCAGAGGAGCACCGTCGTATACTTGTGGAGCAAGGTTGCGTTGTCCGCGAGATCGAACCCGTTTACCCTCCCGAGAATCAAACTCAGTTTGCCATGGCTTATTACGTCATCAACTACTCCAAACTACGTATCTGGAAG TTTGTGGAGTACAGTAAAATGATATACTTAGATGGGGACATTCAAGTTTACGAGAACATTGATCACTTGTTCGATCTCCCTGATGGGTACTTTTACGCGGTGATGGACTGTTTTTGCGAGAAGACATGGAGCCACACGCCGCAGTACAAAATCGGGTACTGCCAACAATGCCCTGAGAAAGTTCAGTGGCCAAAGGCTGAGCTTGGAGAGCCACCGGCTCTTTACTTCAACGCTGGAATGTTCGTGTTCGAACCTGGCCTAGATACTTACGAGGATCTGTTAAGAACCCTTAAAATCACTCCCCCGACTCCTTTCGCTGAACAG GACTTTCTGAACATGTATTTCAAGAAAATCTACAAGCCGATTCCTTTGGTTTACAATCTTGTCCTGGCGATGCTATGGCGTCACCCAGAAAATGTGGAGCTCGATAAGGTCAAGGTGGTTCACTACTGTGCAGCG GGTTCGAAGCCATGGAGATACACGGGGAAGGAAGCTAATATGGAGAGAGAAGACATCAAAATGTTAGTGAACAAGTGGTGGGACATCTACAAAGACGACTCTTTGGATTACAGGAAATCTGAAGCAGACCTCGAGAAAGAGACCGATCTAGTGAATATGAAGCCGTTCATCAACGCCCTTACTGAAGCTGGGCGGGTCAAG
- the LOC108808872 gene encoding uncharacterized protein LOC108808872, producing the protein MQPRRSSCLNRGSSGAGSSSRPPSSQPQSPPSTRKRVRQHPSRDVSPELVEPENESLSETDSDNGVENPMGEAETFANRAKEERYHENRLMYRTKLDLYPELMQPHKTPLSPLFISMAATERFKGLKDRKFIDQHRISLTDENLADVRSIVEKAGLLHTLTDVDAYQPSVVKEFIANLLEASERDVGVAVYLRASMIDFSPSLINAIYCIPGFEDDPNWLDESIDEVCGFLTDGQINRWENMSSKFLSPTNQVLYKLVCTNWIPTMNYTNMNQARLKFVYMLHHNEDGFNFGKLVYDQIMRMAENTKKKKSRRIMFPTLIQQVINFQRIVPIDYPTDEFTGFPKLVVKDIKAGRGTGADTRSATLEEDIERTIADLKAIHIRLRRGEYPRYAPPPTGNQEDEVAGNTEELSQAGDTEELSRSLSF; encoded by the exons ATGCAACCGCGAAGAAGCTCCTGTCTAAACCGAGGCTCATCTGGTGCTGGAAGCTCGTCTCGGCCTCCCTCGTCGCAGCCGCAGTCTCCTCCATCTACGCGGAAGCGAGTTCGTCAGCATCCGTCTCGCGATGTCTCACCGGAGCTTGTAGAGCCGGAGAACGAGTCACTCTCAGAGACAGACTCCGATAATGGCGTTGAGAATCCTATGGGTGAAGCTGAGACCTTTGCGAATCGAGCTAAGGAGGAGCGATATCATGAAAATCGTCTCATGTATCGGACCAAGCTCGATCTGTACCCCGAGCTGATGCAACCACACAAGACGCCTCTTTCTCCCCTATTCATCTCTATGGCGGCTACTGAGCGATTCAAAGGGCTCAAGGATCGGAAGTTCATCGATCAACATCGGATTTCTCTCACCGATGAGAATCTTGCCGATGTTAGGAGCATTGTGGAGAAAGCAGGACTACTCCATACTCTCACTGATGTGGATGCGTATCAGCCTTCTGTGGTGAAAGAATTCATAGCCAATCTCTTGGAAGCTTCGGAACGCGATGTTGGTGTGGCAGTGTACCTTCGGGCATCAATGATAGATTTCTCTCCAAGTCTGATTAATGCCATCTACTGTATCCCTGGTTTTGAGGATGATCCTAACTGGTTGGATGAGAGTATTGATGAGGTGTGTGGATTTCTCACTGATGGTCAGATAAATCGATGGGAAAACATGAGCTCCAAGTTTCTCTCTCCGACGAATCAAGTGCTGTACAAGCTGGTTTGCACCAACTGGATTCCGACAATGAACTACACCAACATGAATCAAGCTCGCTTGAAGTTTGTGTACATGCTTCATCACAATGAAGATGGTTTCAACTTTGGGAAGCTGGTATATGATCAGATCATGAGGATGGCTGAAAACACTAAGAAGAAAAAATCTCGAAGGATCATGTTTCCTACTCTGATTCAGCAAGTCATCAACTTCCAGAGGATTGTCCCCATTGACTATCCGACTGATGAGTTTACTGGTTTTCCTAAGCTGGTGGTGAAAGACATCAAAGCAGGGCGTGGCACTGGAGCAGACACACGATCTGCAACCCTTGAGGAAGACATTGAACGCACCATCGCTGATCTCAAAGCCATTCACATTCGTCTAAGGA GGGGAGAATACCCTCGATATGCCCCACCTCCCACGGGGAATCAAGAGGATGAAGTAGCTGGAAATACCGAAGAGCTGAGTCAAGCTGGTGACACTGAGGAGCTTAGTCGAAGCTTATCTTTCTGA
- the LOC108811262 gene encoding transcription factor MYB78, translating to MEDYERSSNSPTHEEDADVRKGPWTEDEDAILVNFVSIHGDARWNHIARSSGLKRTGKSCRLRWLNYLRPDVRRGNITLEEQFMILKLHSLWGNRWSKIAQYLPGRTDNEIKNYWRTRVQKQAKHLRCDVNSNLFKETMKNVWMPRLVERINAQTPSPTYEQVDSMVTDPSQPTAEPSPVEPGFVQFNQNHYCHQQQFVPASDVSATSSNSPADETLSEVQGGVVNGSGYEPADQTGFGGFNDWGCVGGDNTWTDDESFWFLQELCNETTSYSYN from the exons ATGGAAGATTACGAGCGAAGCTCAAACTCTCCAACACATGAAGAAGATGCTGATGTACGGAAAGGTCCATGGACTGAAGACGAAGATGCTATTCTCGTCAACTTCGTTTCCATCCACGGTGATGCTCGCTGGAACCACATCGCTCGTTCCTCAG GACTTAAGAGAACTGGTAAGAGTTGTAGATTAAGATGGCTTAACTACTTGCGTCCAGATGTTAGACGAGGCAACATCACACTTGAAGAACAGTTTATGATCCTCAAACTCCATTCTCTATGGGGCAATAG GTGGTCAAAGATTGCACAATATCTACCGGGAAGAACAGATAATGAAATAAAGAATTATTGGAGGACTCGGGTGCAAAAGCAAGCTAAACACCTTAGATGCGATGTTAATAGCAATCTTTTCAAGGAGACAATGAAAAATGTTTGGATGCCTAGACTGGTGGAAAGAATCAACGCCCAAACACCATCACCCACGTATGAGCAAGTGGACTCTATGGTCACCGACCCAAGTCAACCCACTGCCGAACCAAGTCCGGTCGAACCGGGTTTTGTTCAGTTTAACCAGAATCATTATTGTCACCAGCAACAGTTCGTGCCAGCGTCAGACGTGTCAGCAACGTCTTCGAATTCGCCTGCTGATGAGACGTTATCGGAAGTTCAAGGAGGGGTAGTGAACGGTTCGGGTTATGAACCAGCGGATCAAACGGGTTTCGGTGGGTTCAACGATTGGGGATGTGTTGGTGGGGACAACACGTGGACGGATGACGAGAGTTTTTGGTTCTTGCAGGAGTTGTGTAATGAAACGACATCGTACTCGTATAATTAA
- the LOC108806626 gene encoding SWR1-complex protein 4 isoform X2: MGGTDAKDILGLPKTPLSLTQEKKSRPQKESHRKPDGISREVYALTGGVAPLMPSIDVTHLKRRPPPDEKVAWQWLPVKSSARNDDLQLYHWVRVVNDVPPSADYSFAKYNKSVDVLKYTDDEYENHLTDPVWTKEETDQLFELCERFDLRFTVIADRFPLSRTVEELKDRYYSVTRALLRATAQSPSELANHPLMKEPYDMTRDRERKRALSMVLSQSRHQEKKDAEILAEAKRITEMRLAARRAAEPDVPANENIGSVSPSSNSQLPATAVAPSTLTMADYTSTLASLRMLHVYLRTYGLEQMVQAASSAVGLRTIKRVEQTLQDLGVNLKPKVPTKTVCDEHLELRKEILTLLNLQKQYKESEGSSHREGTYAAMPDTPKDRVFASEPFSFGGERPIKKEQKRKGPGRQSDTPSPAHKRPRKMKASDL, from the exons ATGGGCGGTACGGACGCGAAGGACATCCTGGGGCTGCCGAAGACACCACTGTCTTTAACTCAGGAGAAGAAGTCTCGACCCCAGAAGGAGTCCCATCGAAAACCCGATGGCATTTCTCGCGAG GTTTATGCGCTTACGGGCGGCGTTGCGCCTCTTATGCCTTCAATTGATGTTACCCACTTAAAGCGACGCCCTCCGCCTGATGAAAAG gttgcttggcaatggctTCCCGTCAAAAGTTCTGCTAGGAATGATGATTTGCAGCTCTACCACTGG GTTAGAGTGGTAAATGATGTTCCACCATCAGCTGACTATTCCTTTGCCAAATACAACAag TCAGTTGATGTCTTGAAATACACTGATGATGAGTATGAGAATCATTTAACGGACCCT GTGTGGACCAAGGAAGAGACGGATCAGTTGTTTGAATTGTGTGAAAGGTTTGATCTCCGTTTCACTGTAATTGCTGACCGCTTCCCATTATCCCGGACTGTAGAGGAATTGAAGGATCGTTACTATAGTG TAACTCGGGCCCTGCTGCGTGCTACAGCTCAGTCTCCATCAGAGTTGGCAAACCATCCTCTTATGAAG GAGCCTTATGATATGACACGCGATAGAGAGCGCAAACGTGCGTTGTCAATGGTCTTGTCCCAGAGTAGACACCAAGAGAAGAAAGATGCTGAG ATTCTTGCTGAGGCTAAGAGAATCACAGAGATGCGTTTGGCTGCGCGT CGTGCGGCAGAGCCTGATGTGCCTGCGAATGAGAATATCGGTAGTGTATCTCCATCTTCTAATTCTCAACTTCCTGCAACTGCCGTGGCTCCATCCACGCTAACTATGGCAGATTATACATCTACCCTTGCTTCTCTGCGCATG CTTCATGTGTACTTAAGAACCTATGGACTTGAACAAATGGTCCAAGCTGCAAGCTCTGCTGTTGGTCTTCGAACGATCAAGCGTGTTGAGCAGACTCTGCAAGATCTCGGG GTTAATTTAAAGCCAAAGGTTCCTACAAAAACTGTATGCGATGAGCATCTCGAATTACGAAAAGAAATCCTAACACTACTGAATCTTCAGAAGCAG TATAAAGAATCAGAAGGTTCATCACACCGTGAAGGGACATATGCCGCAATGCCAGATACTCCAAAG GATCGCGTTTTCGCATCTGAGCCATTCAGTTTTGGAG GTGAAAGACCAATCAAGAAGGAACAAAAGCGCAAG GGTCCTGGAAGACAATCAGATACTCCTTCACCAGCTCATAAGCGGCCCAGAAAAATGAAAGCATCTGATCTCTAA
- the LOC108806626 gene encoding SWR1-complex protein 4 isoform X1: MGGTDAKDILGLPKTPLSLTQEKKSRPQKESHRKPDGISREVYALTGGVAPLMPSIDVTHLKRRPPPDEKVAWQWLPVKSSARNDDLQLYHWVRVVNDVPPSADYSFAKYNKSVDVLKYTDDEYENHLTDPVWTKEETDQLFELCERFDLRFTVIADRFPLSRTVEELKDRYYSVTRALLRATAQSPSELANHPLMKEPYDMTRDRERKRALSMVLSQSRHQEKKDAEILAEAKRITEMRLAARRAAEPDVPANENIGSVSPSSNSQLPATAVAPSTLTMADYTSTLASLRMLHVYLRTYGLEQMVQAASSAVGLRTIKRVEQTLQDLGVNLKPKVPTKTVCDEHLELRKEILTLLNLQKQLQYKESEGSSHREGTYAAMPDTPKDRVFASEPFSFGGERPIKKEQKRKGPGRQSDTPSPAHKRPRKMKASDL; the protein is encoded by the exons ATGGGCGGTACGGACGCGAAGGACATCCTGGGGCTGCCGAAGACACCACTGTCTTTAACTCAGGAGAAGAAGTCTCGACCCCAGAAGGAGTCCCATCGAAAACCCGATGGCATTTCTCGCGAG GTTTATGCGCTTACGGGCGGCGTTGCGCCTCTTATGCCTTCAATTGATGTTACCCACTTAAAGCGACGCCCTCCGCCTGATGAAAAG gttgcttggcaatggctTCCCGTCAAAAGTTCTGCTAGGAATGATGATTTGCAGCTCTACCACTGG GTTAGAGTGGTAAATGATGTTCCACCATCAGCTGACTATTCCTTTGCCAAATACAACAag TCAGTTGATGTCTTGAAATACACTGATGATGAGTATGAGAATCATTTAACGGACCCT GTGTGGACCAAGGAAGAGACGGATCAGTTGTTTGAATTGTGTGAAAGGTTTGATCTCCGTTTCACTGTAATTGCTGACCGCTTCCCATTATCCCGGACTGTAGAGGAATTGAAGGATCGTTACTATAGTG TAACTCGGGCCCTGCTGCGTGCTACAGCTCAGTCTCCATCAGAGTTGGCAAACCATCCTCTTATGAAG GAGCCTTATGATATGACACGCGATAGAGAGCGCAAACGTGCGTTGTCAATGGTCTTGTCCCAGAGTAGACACCAAGAGAAGAAAGATGCTGAG ATTCTTGCTGAGGCTAAGAGAATCACAGAGATGCGTTTGGCTGCGCGT CGTGCGGCAGAGCCTGATGTGCCTGCGAATGAGAATATCGGTAGTGTATCTCCATCTTCTAATTCTCAACTTCCTGCAACTGCCGTGGCTCCATCCACGCTAACTATGGCAGATTATACATCTACCCTTGCTTCTCTGCGCATG CTTCATGTGTACTTAAGAACCTATGGACTTGAACAAATGGTCCAAGCTGCAAGCTCTGCTGTTGGTCTTCGAACGATCAAGCGTGTTGAGCAGACTCTGCAAGATCTCGGG GTTAATTTAAAGCCAAAGGTTCCTACAAAAACTGTATGCGATGAGCATCTCGAATTACGAAAAGAAATCCTAACACTACTGAATCTTCAGAAGCAG CTACAGTATAAAGAATCAGAAGGTTCATCACACCGTGAAGGGACATATGCCGCAATGCCAGATACTCCAAAG GATCGCGTTTTCGCATCTGAGCCATTCAGTTTTGGAG GTGAAAGACCAATCAAGAAGGAACAAAAGCGCAAG GGTCCTGGAAGACAATCAGATACTCCTTCACCAGCTCATAAGCGGCCCAGAAAAATGAAAGCATCTGATCTCTAA
- the LOC108813398 gene encoding F-box/LRR-repeat protein At1g48400-like, with product MSSSSSRDDRISDLPDEILGKILSLVPTKVAASTTVLSKRWRMNSNLLALVDTLSFDESMVVYPNQEEEAESGSSSDRFLDFLDKTLRNFPTMKMIKKFSLSHRGGRSTKSIAVYGWIWNAMEEQGGLLEEVHLECTGNEVDLERKLFTSNTLVKLTLSREYCLQVDRVFLPALKSLSLLTVGGLDYDNYRRLIKGCPVLEELFITDIGADALDPYPPCCTASVKCPSIKRLLVSVDMPYGGPHNRYSFQELHDQSYVKAPSLVYLDYSSHVFMDYRFVDLDSLSQVRLNLKLWGDHHKPNKPPGGIYGDVTNLAAGISNITTLHLSPDSLEAFHFCCKSMPVFKNLLNLSIESNKKKGWQVMPLLLNSCPNLHTLVFKGLVHRVTDKCGDACACTPHKKKKNKKSKVISCLWTCQVKVLEILEYGGSFQELKQMRHFLGMLECLETVRVGIDAADNRMFLRANLLTLPIVSSYCNNIHFI from the exons ATGAGTAGTAGCAGTAGTAGAGATGATCGAATCAGCGATTTGCCGGATGAGATACTTGGCAAAATCCTGTCATTAGTTCCGACAAAGGTAGCTGCTTCCACAACGGTTCTGTCCAAGAGATGGAGGATGAATAGTAATCTGCTGGCTCTTGTAGACACCCTTAGCTTTGATGAGTCAATGGTTGTGTATCccaaccaagaagaagaagcagaaagtggttCTTCTTCAGATCGCTTCTTAGATTTCCTAGACAAGACATTAAGAAATTTTCCGACCATGAAAATGATCAAGAAGTTCTCTCTGAGTCATCGAGGAGGCCGTTCCACTAAGTCCATTGCTGTCTACGGTTGGATCTGGAATGCAATGGAGGAACAAGGAGGTTTATTGGAAGAAGTACACTTGGAATGCACCGGAAATGAAGTTGATTTAGAGAGAAAGTTGTTCACGAGCAACACACTTGTTAAGCTCACACTCTCCCGTGAATATTGTCTTCAAGTCGACCGTGTCTTTCTCCCTGCCCTCAAATCCCTCTCTCTCTTAACAGTTGGAGGCCTTGATTACGACAACTATCGCCGCCTCATCAAAGGCTGTCCTGTCCTTGAAGAATTATTCATTACTGATATCGGTGCTGATGCTCTTGATCCTTATCCTCCATGTTGCACTGCCTCTGTCAAATGTCCATCCATTAAGCGACTCCTGGTCTCTGTCGATATGCCCTATGGTGGTCCTCATAATCGATACTCTTTTCAAGAGTTACATGATCAAAGTTACGTTAAAGCACCAAGTCTTGTCTACCTTGACTATTCTAGTCATGTCTTTATGGATTATCGCTTTGTTGATTTGGATTCGCTTTCCCAAGTCAGACTCAATCTCAAGTTATGGGGGGACCATCACAAACCAAACAAGCCCCCTGGAGGAATATATGGTGATGTTACAAACCTAGCTGCGGGTATTTCCAACATTACAACCCTTCACTTGTCTCCTGATTCACTTGAG GCGTTTCATTTCTGCTGTAAATCTATGCCGGTGTTCAAAAACCTCCTTAACTTATCTATTGAGAGCAACAAGAAGAAAGGTTGGCAAGTTATGCCACTTTTGCTTAACAGTTGTCCAAATCTACACACTTTAGTCTTcaag GGTCTTGTGCACAGAGTCACAGATAAATGCGGAGATGCATGCGCTTGCACTccacacaagaagaagaagaacaagaagagtaAGGTAATATCTTGTTTATGGACATGTCAAGTGAAAGTGCTAGAGATTTTAGAGTATGGAGGTTCTTTTCAAGAACTGAAACAAATGAGACATTTCTTGGGAATGTTGGAATGTCTTGAAACCGTCAGAGTTGGTATTGACGCCGCGGACAACCGCATGTTCTTGCGAGCTAATTTGTTAACTCTCCCCATAGTTTCATCATATTGCAACAACATCCACTTCATCtga
- the LOC108808874 gene encoding DUF724 domain-containing protein 3-like isoform X1, whose amino-acid sequence MDSLETMKNPEKEEENMFITKDCEVEVCCEEEGFKGAWYRAILEETPTSSGRKKLKVRYTTLLQEDCSTLFTETVEQRSIRPVPPDDLNDGVVLEEGSVVDADHNDGWWKGVIVKKMEDDKFLVHFDSPPDTIQFDKLQLRPHFDWTGSRWVRSHNKVSEEQYHKEHIHKRKRKRKQTHNSNLEKTEALIADTSDKDDYDQTLSAWILGVKSSNIGSNKLTGLSPDETGASEATTMVLPFTKRCSPLWKALESMEVYKTAKQSPHFIPLLETREEFREGLAVGQMVNFSTLLERVKNLQPHTPKSTLEGLKECFAELEKYGFDVTTPISRINMLFSLIEKQVKTEKRLKNNAKKMKKEVRKMQKLEQDTRAVECKILELQSQREVLEQKKKDVSEIQLCAEDLDKEIQDVDFGTTVSGAWLY is encoded by the exons atggatTCGCTCGAAACTATGAAAAATCccgagaaagaagaagaaaacatgtTCATTACCAAAGACTGTGAAGTAGAAGTCTGTTGTGAGGAGGAAGGATTCAAAGGGGCTTGGTACAGAGCCATCCTCGAGGAAACGCCTACAAGTTCGGGACGCAAAAAGCTCAAAGTGCGTTACACTACGTTGCTCCAAGAAGACTGTTCAACTCTTTTCACAGAAACCGTGGAACAGAGATCCATAAGGCCTGTTCCACCTGATGATCTGAACGACGGCGTAGTTCTTGAGGAAGGCTCGGTGGTTGACGCTGATCACAACGATGGATGGTGGAAAGGTGTCATCGTAAAGAAGATGGAAGATGATAAATTCTTGGTTCACTTCGATTCTCCACCAGACACGATCCAGTTCGACAAACTGCAACTGAGACCTCATTTTGACTGGACCGGCTCTAGATGGGTCCGATCTCATAACAAG GTGTCTGAAGAGCAATACCACAAAGAACATATTcataaaaggaaaaggaaaagaaagcaAACACACAACTCAAACCTTGAAAAGACTG AGGCTCTGATCGCTGATACAAGTGACAAAGATGATTATGATCAGACCCTCTCTGCTTGGATCCTTGGAGTAAAATCATCTAATATTGGTTCTAATAAATTGA CAGGGTTATCCCCTGATGAAACTGGAGCAAGTGAAGCTACAACAATGGTTCTGCCATTTACGAAACGCTGCTCACCTCTTTGGAAAGCGCTCGAGTCAATGGAAGTTTACAAAACAGCAAAGCAAAGTCCTCATTTCATCCCGTTGCTCGAGACAAGAGAAGAGTTCCGTGAAGGGTTGGCTGTGGGTCAGATGGTTAACTTTTCAACTTTGTTAGAGAGAGTTAAAAATCTGCAACCTCATACTCCCAAAAGCACACTCGAGGGACTCAAAGAGTGCTTTGCGGAGCTTGAGAAGTATGGTTTTGATGTTACAACGCCTATATCTCGGATCAACATGTTGTTCTCTCTCATAGAAAAACAAGTGAAAACAGAGAAGAGACTAAAAAATAATGCGAAAAAGATGAAAAAGGAAGTTAGAAAAATGCAAAAACTTGAACAAGATACGAGAGCTGTTGAGTGCAAGATTCTCGAGCTGCAGAGCCAAAGAGAAGTCTtagaacagaagaagaaagatgttTCAGAGATACAGCTTTGTGCAGAAGATCTTGACAAAGAGATTCAAGATGTGGATTTTGGAACGACCGTATCAGGTGCTtggttatattaa
- the LOC108808874 gene encoding DUF724 domain-containing protein 3-like isoform X2 translates to MDSLETMKNPEKEEENMFITKDCEVEVCCEEEGFKGAWYRAILEETPTSSGRKKLKVRYTTLLQEDCSTLFTETVEQRSIRPVPPDDLNDGVVLEEGSVVDADHNDGWWKGVIVKKMEDDKFLVHFDSPPDTIQFDKLQLRPHFDWTGSRWVRSHNKVSEEQYHKEHIHKRKRKRKQTHNSNLEKTEALIADTSDKDDYDQTLSAWILGVKSSNIGSNKLRLSPDETGASEATTMVLPFTKRCSPLWKALESMEVYKTAKQSPHFIPLLETREEFREGLAVGQMVNFSTLLERVKNLQPHTPKSTLEGLKECFAELEKYGFDVTTPISRINMLFSLIEKQVKTEKRLKNNAKKMKKEVRKMQKLEQDTRAVECKILELQSQREVLEQKKKDVSEIQLCAEDLDKEIQDVDFGTTVSGAWLY, encoded by the exons atggatTCGCTCGAAACTATGAAAAATCccgagaaagaagaagaaaacatgtTCATTACCAAAGACTGTGAAGTAGAAGTCTGTTGTGAGGAGGAAGGATTCAAAGGGGCTTGGTACAGAGCCATCCTCGAGGAAACGCCTACAAGTTCGGGACGCAAAAAGCTCAAAGTGCGTTACACTACGTTGCTCCAAGAAGACTGTTCAACTCTTTTCACAGAAACCGTGGAACAGAGATCCATAAGGCCTGTTCCACCTGATGATCTGAACGACGGCGTAGTTCTTGAGGAAGGCTCGGTGGTTGACGCTGATCACAACGATGGATGGTGGAAAGGTGTCATCGTAAAGAAGATGGAAGATGATAAATTCTTGGTTCACTTCGATTCTCCACCAGACACGATCCAGTTCGACAAACTGCAACTGAGACCTCATTTTGACTGGACCGGCTCTAGATGGGTCCGATCTCATAACAAG GTGTCTGAAGAGCAATACCACAAAGAACATATTcataaaaggaaaaggaaaagaaagcaAACACACAACTCAAACCTTGAAAAGACTG AGGCTCTGATCGCTGATACAAGTGACAAAGATGATTATGATCAGACCCTCTCTGCTTGGATCCTTGGAGTAAAATCATCTAATATTGGTTCTAATAAATTGA GGTTATCCCCTGATGAAACTGGAGCAAGTGAAGCTACAACAATGGTTCTGCCATTTACGAAACGCTGCTCACCTCTTTGGAAAGCGCTCGAGTCAATGGAAGTTTACAAAACAGCAAAGCAAAGTCCTCATTTCATCCCGTTGCTCGAGACAAGAGAAGAGTTCCGTGAAGGGTTGGCTGTGGGTCAGATGGTTAACTTTTCAACTTTGTTAGAGAGAGTTAAAAATCTGCAACCTCATACTCCCAAAAGCACACTCGAGGGACTCAAAGAGTGCTTTGCGGAGCTTGAGAAGTATGGTTTTGATGTTACAACGCCTATATCTCGGATCAACATGTTGTTCTCTCTCATAGAAAAACAAGTGAAAACAGAGAAGAGACTAAAAAATAATGCGAAAAAGATGAAAAAGGAAGTTAGAAAAATGCAAAAACTTGAACAAGATACGAGAGCTGTTGAGTGCAAGATTCTCGAGCTGCAGAGCCAAAGAGAAGTCTtagaacagaagaagaaagatgttTCAGAGATACAGCTTTGTGCAGAAGATCTTGACAAAGAGATTCAAGATGTGGATTTTGGAACGACCGTATCAGGTGCTtggttatattaa